The DNA region GTCGCGCCGACGCTGCATCACATCGACGGCGGCGACCAACGTCGTGAGCGGCGACCGCAGCTCGTGCGCGACGTCCGCCGCGAACCGGCTGTCCCGCTCGATGCGGCGCCGCAGGGTGTCCACCATCGCGTTGAACGAGCCGACGATGGTCGCGAGATCCGGGTCGTCGGTCGGCGGCAACCGCGTGTCCAGCAGGCCGCCCGCCACCTCCGCCGCGGTCGCCGCCACCAGGTTCAGCGGCTGCACCACGCGCCGGCTGGCCCAGATCCCGAGCGCGATCCCACTGACGCCGGCGACGGCGGCACCGGTCGCCAGCACGGCCTGCAGCGTGCGGATCGTCTCGTGCAGCTCCCGCAGCGGGACGACGCGGTAGAAGGTGGCCCCCGGCCGGGTCAGCGGGATGCCGACCACGACGGTCGGGACCCCGTCCCGGGTGACGGTGGTCCGCGCCGCGCGGCCGGAGTTCACCCGCTCCGCCAGGGCGGGCGGGATGACCTCGCGCCCCACGCCGAGCGAGGAGGAGTACCACTCCCCGTCGCGCTCCACCACGACCGTGCCCGACTCCGGAGCGCCCGCGGCGGACAGGATCGCGGGGATGTTCGCGTCCGCGCTGTCGAGCTGGTCGGCGACGAACACCGCGTCGAGCGCGGCCTGCCGGACGACCGTGCGCTCCCGCTGGTCGTACAGGTAAGCGCGCGAGAAGAAGAACGTGGAGCCCGCCAGCGTCCCGGCGATGAGGAGCGCGCCAGCGCCGAACGTGAGGGCGATCCGGCCACGGAGTCCGCGGGGCCGCCGCACCAGGAGCTTCCTCATCGCCGGTCGAGTCGGTAACCCATCCCGCGGACCGTCACGACGAGCTCGGGGTTGGCCGGATCCCGTTCGACCTTGGTCCGCAGCCGACGCACGTGCGCGTCCACGAGCCGCTCGTCGCCGAAGAAGCCCTGATCCCACACGCGTTCGAGCAGCGTCGTGCGGCTGAGCACGATGCCCGGGTTCGCCGCCAGCTCGCTGAGCAGCTGGAACTCGGTCAGCGTCAGCGAGACCTGCTGCCCGCCGAGCCGCACCATCCCCGCCGCGGTCGAGAGCACGAGGTCCCGGCCCGAGTCGAGGACGACGTCCGTCGGGTTCGCCTCCTCCGGCTGCATCACCGCGCTGGTCGCGCGCCGCCGCAGCGCGCGCAGTCGCGCGCTGATCTCCTTGATCTGGAACGGCTTCGTGACGTAGTCGTCCGCGCCGGCCTCCAGGCCCGCCACGATGTCGTGAGTGTCCGCGCGCGCACTGACGACGATGATCGGGACGTCGCTGAACTTGCGCACCTCGCGGATGCAGGTGAACCCGTCGACCGCGCCCAGCATGAGGTCGACGATCATCACGTCCGGCGTGCGGGCGTGCATCTGGCTCAACGCCGTCTCGGCGCGATCCGCCTCGATGATCTCGTAACCCTCGTCCTCGAGACCGAGGCGCATCGCGGCACGGATACGGTCGTCGTCCTCCACGATGAGCAATCGCGTCGGCATGGGGCCCATCGTGGCAGAGGCACCCAGAGCGGCCTCCTTCAGCACGCCCCGACAACCCGATCGTCACACGATCACAAAGTTCGCAGTCGGAAGGTCGCAACAGGACCCCGGCACGCTGAAGAGGTGAGCCGCCGAGGGGACGTGATCCACGCAGACGCCGCGACCGACTGGACCGGTGACGACGACGTCGCCGTCGTTCTGCTGCACCCCGACGTCGAGCCCGACGGCATGCCCGACCTGCGGTTCGAGCTGCACGAGCTGGTCCT from Sporichthya brevicatena includes:
- a CDS encoding HAMP domain-containing sensor histidine kinase, with translation MRRPRGLRGRIALTFGAGALLIAGTLAGSTFFFSRAYLYDQRERTVVRQAALDAVFVADQLDSADANIPAILSAAGAPESGTVVVERDGEWYSSSLGVGREVIPPALAERVNSGRAARTTVTRDGVPTVVVGIPLTRPGATFYRVVPLRELHETIRTLQAVLATGAAVAGVSGIALGIWASRRVVQPLNLVAATAAEVAGGLLDTRLPPTDDPDLATIVGSFNAMVDTLRRRIERDSRFAADVAHELRSPLTTLVAAVDVMQRRRDELPDRSREALDLVHAELDRFLQLVDSLLTLARAEAGLERDRLEAVSMTELAAQVADRAGAGAHIVSAVDPGLVLGDKALLERALFNLVNNAERHGGGVSAVRVERRDDQVAVLVDDEGPGVPVTERERIFERFATNRAARGSSSGTGLGLALVAQTVTAHEGMVWCTANPSGGARFVVRMPALPEDEL
- a CDS encoding response regulator transcription factor, whose product is MPTRLLIVEDDDRIRAAMRLGLEDEGYEIIEADRAETALSQMHARTPDVMIVDLMLGAVDGFTCIREVRKFSDVPIIVVSARADTHDIVAGLEAGADDYVTKPFQIKEISARLRALRRRATSAVMQPEEANPTDVVLDSGRDLVLSTAAGMVRLGGQQVSLTLTEFQLLSELAANPGIVLSRTTLLERVWDQGFFGDERLVDAHVRRLRTKVERDPANPELVVTVRGMGYRLDRR